A single candidate division KSB1 bacterium DNA region contains:
- a CDS encoding 4Fe-4S binding protein: protein MSEEDNEQGIQIRINKRFCKGCGICVEFCPQNVLAMERNYPVVVNLEACTACQLCDARCPDFAITVVGQRRKKKVA, encoded by the coding sequence ATGAGCGAAGAGGACAACGAGCAAGGAATTCAGATTCGCATCAACAAGAGGTTTTGCAAGGGGTGTGGCATCTGCGTGGAGTTTTGTCCACAGAATGTATTGGCCATGGAGCGGAACTACCCGGTGGTGGTCAATTTGGAGGCATGTACAGCTTGTCAGCTGTGCGATGCGCGCTGTCCGGACTTTGCCATCACTGTGGTCGGGCAACGGCGCAAGAAGAAGGTGGCCTGA